ATTTATGGTCAATAACAACATTACATTTCCCAAATCCGAGCCACTGTGTGTTTTAGAGAAGCCGtcatttgattgaatttattgaaaccaatgCTAAACCGCTTGATATACAGTTTAACAACCACATAGCGTTTACCTACCCACACAAAATAGAACTGCAAAGGTAGATTACAATTGattatatttcagtttttcaaaaaaggtgTGGTAAATTCGCGAAACGAAACAACAATTTGGTTTAGCATAAGCcttcatatgaaatattttataaaagtaataatataagtatgattattttaataaaaatatattttggcatTAAGTAAGGTACGTAATATGCAAACTTCGTAATAACGTTATTCGCGATAAATTTAGAGTATACgttcggttttgttgcattttgtaattgcaataaatgcatttttttatcatcatggtggttaaaattgtcaaaaaggTTAAAAGTCATTTGGctatacataaaacaaataattaacatCACTGTAACATACTTGGACTATAAACATGTTGCAAGTAAAAGACGAAAAGTACAAAGATTTTTACGCCGTTTTAAATGGTGGTTGTAAATATAGTGTTACGTAATATCTCGGCtctttttaaagcatttcaagcgatgacaaaatatatttaagaacaatCAGAAGACAACAGTTATATTgttcttgatatattttttttaacttttctaTAAGCTGACATTCAccgatattattattttcagagCTCATTTTCCTCCAATTCGATCAAAATGTTCAGAATTTGGCAATTAAGTAGAAAATTTAATCAGTGCACATATAATTATTACTGAATGATTTTACTATAAtcaattgttgtaaaacaaaAGAGAAACTCTTACCACTGCAAACAATTGTACAAAGTATATCCTTTTTCTTATAACCGTTAACATTTGGGATACATAAAAACTGCAACTAAACAGTGTGAGCGGCTGCTTTCATCAAGGTGTATTAGTAATAAAAAAGCTTTGCTTGAACAACCTAACTAACTCGAAACTTGATACTTTACACCAGTGCGTGTTATTGTTAAGATCTAAAGCGTCTCGTTCGAGGTGTAGTGGCGCGTTCCATGGGGGCTTGCATGAGGAAGAGTTAGAGGATCCCCTCTCCTGAAAAAATGAGACTAATCGTTGCTTTAAATGACGGATTTTGATactatgaatatatatatatataaataaatatatatatatatatatatatatatatatatatatatatatatatatatatatatatatatatatatatatatatatatatatatatatatatatatatatatatataatttatctgTAATATTGACATTAGATTGGAAATTGGATTGGACAAGAGAAGAGGGTACGAGGGGGTCACCGGTTGCGACATTCGACCTCTACGATCTGCCAGTGGTTTCCATGTTTATATGCTTTGTGATTGTATAAAGCTTGTTGTCGGTATCtaggattataagtatcttccatggccgagagtgtaagataggttcattccgacccgagcgtagggtgttttgcggaaacgaggtttaccgagtttccgcaaaacaccctgcgcgagggtcgggatgaacctatcttacacgagcggctatggtagatgctttttctcccacctcagttaaacaaaattaagtaaaaatttttatttttttttgctggaactcttttgtgcttagtgaaaataattgcgtagggatatgcgataattcgtggttgtcatggatattcgcgcagtgattcagagtatgtaaatggtctgatcggtctttaaatagttctaagaagagtgaagcattatttcttgaaaggtgcgtgaaaactgttttctggtggcATTTGAATATTTAGAATTGGTTCTAACCCGAAGCTTCTTTCTAACGTCTTTTATCAGATAGCATATTCTTGTAAGAAACCTGAAACCAGGAGCAAATGAGTGTGTTCGACATTATATCTTCTGGCctttttgttcaaaacatacTCCCAAAATCCGAACGAGTTTGTTTTGAGGGTCATAGCTTCCATGTAAATATGCATAGGATATAAATGTTCTTGTCGAATATGAAAGGACAAATTCTCGTAACATTTGGCATATAACATTAAGTTGAGTCATGGGGTTATGCTCAGGTAAGTTTGACAtcagaaataatttaatcataGGGATGGACCTTTTTGCTCATAGAGTGTGTTAAGCAAGAAGCATCATATTGGCTTTATTTTCAGCAGTTGTATAGTTGTTGATATAACTGGTTTTAGTTTACATGTTTCCTGCAATAATTGACAGTATAGAAACGACACCAACGACAACGAAAAACTCCtaaattgtatttattcaagtagttttattcataaaattccTGTGTGCGTATCATAGAATACTTATTTATAGGACTTTTAGcatttcaaattgtattaaatgtgtcttGTAATGAGTTGTATataaagtttgataaaaataggTTACGACACGGCAAAAAAGTGCTGTGGCCAAACCACTAGTAAACCATTTGCCTATTTCCTTAAATGTTTGTTAGAAATTAAGCTTGATTTCATTATAACTCTCCAGTTGTTTAACAATTTGGAGTAATCTGCACTCCAATATTTACGAAGAAGAGGCCAGCCTTTCTTAGCTGTTGTAAGTAGGTACTCATTTCCAGGTTGTTGCGAGTACGCATGCGCACCGAAAACGAGGCTTTGACACAGTCGACTGCACACCAGGAAAGGAATACTTTTAAATTCAGCGTCATTGAGCTTTCGGTATTTTGCGTAGCCTTTCAAGATGTGTCCACTAACATCCAGTTGTTTGTTCTCCTCGCACTCGATTGACAAATACGTGATGTTAATGGCGATGTCAAAAACAAAGTACGACTTTGTGATGTCAGACCAATCCAAAATAGCAGTGACATCATAAACGCATTGAGCACATGGTACTATTTCTTGCCCAGGCACTTCAGAAACGATGATATTTTGATCATTCAGATTACCGTGAATAACACCTGGAAAAGTTATTTACAGTGAAtacttttatatcattataatcataaatagaatatatatactttgtacttatACTTcgaaataattcattattaaataacactcattttgaaacgttttatgATAAATTAGTTATTCAAGATAGATGGAACCATTAAAAGTGAACTAATAGAATATCGGGAAACATTGTCACGCTCAAATTTATCACTTATACCTTACGTGGCGTAAATTCTGAATATCGAGGGGAAATGCCACGTTCGAATAGATCTTTATAATAACTTACCTAGGTGAAATTATGCATATTGGGAAACAGTGTAACGTTTGAATGCTTCATTAATCCCTTACTTTGTGTAAATTCCGAATATTGGGGAACAATGTCAAGTTCGAATGCATTACGAACCTCTTACCTTGTGTAAATTCCGAATATTGGGAAACAACGTCACGTTCGAATGCACCGTTAAGCTATTACCTGGGGTGAATTCTGAATATCGGGGAACAATGTCGCGCTCGAATGCATCTACAACCTTCTTGACGATGTCAAGATCATTGGCGTCTTTGATGGCAGGAAAGAATTCCCGTAGACGAGTCATCTCGGTGAGACTCCATAAGAAGGAATAGTTCTCATAGAAAGCATGGTAAAAGCCctgaaacatacaaaaatacttataataacataagttttatgaaacataatatAGTATATTGTTCAGTCACTGGAGATTGTTAGCAGAACAATAGTTCAAGTTACTGGCGATTGTAAGCAATACAATATGTCCAGTCATTGGCGATTGTTGGCAGTACAATAGTTCCAGTCACTGGCGATTGTTAGAAGTACAATAGTTCCAGTTACTTGCTATTGTTAGCAATGCAATAGTTCCAGTCACAGGCGATTGTTGGCAG
The Mya arenaria isolate MELC-2E11 chromosome 12, ASM2691426v1 DNA segment above includes these coding regions:
- the LOC128210891 gene encoding LOW QUALITY PROTEIN: hydroxylysine kinase-like (The sequence of the model RefSeq protein was modified relative to this genomic sequence to represent the inferred CDS: inserted 1 base in 1 codon) encodes the protein MAEEGNARVQDPNESIKPQVDPDQIPALVARLYGIQPGNIKSLPSYDDLNFFFRPTXDNKNISGINKAGYVLKVMNTLQSASPEGIDASNALCAHVRKRGIPTQDPGFYHAFYENYSFLWSLTEMTRLREFFPAIKDANDLDIVKKVVDAFERDIVPRYSEFTPGVIHGNLNDQNIIVSEVPGQEIVPCAQCVYDVTAILDWSDITKSYFVFDIAINITYLSIECEENKQLDVSGHILKGYAKYRKLNDAEFKSIPFLVCSRLCQSLVFGAHAYSQQPGNEYLLTTAKKGWPLLRKYWSADYSKLLNNWRVIMKSSLISNKHLRK